A stretch of the Massilia sp. W12 genome encodes the following:
- a CDS encoding formylglycine-generating enzyme family protein → MKSGGLGQQIGRADLLRLLLQFGADSADAARASASLGDMCGYAWQGESAPPQAAAPPEQILSKVGAEEGGAPSTSPAVQNLRAQQYHAVLHQPEATPSDSVDWQALLAATENQSRLIPPSPAPARAVSPLSSTRRLAAACARQLRQPRMGTQLDIQKISQSLALCQDIDWRKMRQHKAAWRPNCLVLHLGEADMPQQTDYYRVARVAYRCSGGQTPVYLSLQGHDWFVKTRYQDHREWQILPQPPRLKGQTGIVLGQDPMTGDAALRAGAWRLLWSANPPPSASLPLIAWRESAALTPQRRAPAWAELAPEKIHMLLCLCSLSAHVEIALLRALRQLMCLPPAAESVCWLHADVLQDGLALALRHDIRPQYLRQLPDLPLELRQQAARLIAQHHAHLSFGLQLEDALCATHYAPGGEAFDPAPWYAQLAQDLRTPDLPPAQARTVRESAAFLGRQGWRSDSLAWRGSAEFTLAWAIAQRKDLQQGDSLPPEFPLAMRAPLCAALGISMPAPEHGQCLWRVLQCDGQAWVYAHPLTEPAPPRYAPELARWQGPAQLQWRVEGGAWQSVEAPEEGGILWAQIPLSEAQTVEIRAGDRYCTVEPVARPTWALEVGRDVQGGYALAPNPWGEAVRVGLPLDAVVGAVFKVESQTAISAHATSSKKKRKQSHQLHFMLSQSLALDAIGLYANLEVVGPHGRAQQVFRWIAAGSFAMGRPADEDGYDEETPQHEVQISQGFWLADTACTQALWQAIMGENPARFNAANGGGPEHPVEQVSWLDVQAFLQKLNAMLPGCGASLPTEAEWEYACRAGTTTPFHFGATVNPEQVNYDGNYPYPYPDGSKGEYRNKTVPVKALPANSWGLYQMHGNVWEWCADDRREYAAGRWIDPGLEAARAPPAKPARRALRGGTWGLLARHVRSAIRCVDASEMRADSTGFRLALRFPAGKGG, encoded by the coding sequence ATGAAATCCGGCGGCCTGGGACAGCAAATCGGGCGCGCGGATTTATTGCGCCTCTTGCTGCAATTTGGCGCCGATAGCGCGGACGCTGCCAGGGCCAGCGCCAGCCTGGGGGATATGTGCGGCTATGCCTGGCAAGGCGAAAGCGCGCCGCCGCAAGCTGCCGCGCCGCCAGAGCAGATACTCAGCAAGGTCGGCGCAGAGGAAGGCGGCGCGCCCTCCACATCCCCCGCTGTGCAGAACTTGCGCGCGCAGCAATACCACGCCGTATTGCACCAGCCCGAGGCAACCCCGTCCGACAGTGTGGACTGGCAAGCATTGCTTGCCGCCACAGAAAACCAGTCGCGTCTGATTCCTCCCAGCCCGGCGCCAGCGCGCGCCGTCTCCCCGCTTTCCAGCACGCGCCGCTTAGCCGCCGCCTGCGCGCGCCAGCTTCGCCAGCCGCGCATGGGGACGCAACTGGACATCCAAAAAATCTCGCAAAGCCTGGCCCTGTGTCAGGACATAGATTGGCGCAAGATGCGACAGCACAAAGCGGCATGGCGACCTAACTGCCTGGTCTTGCATCTGGGCGAGGCGGATATGCCGCAGCAAACCGATTACTACCGCGTGGCGCGCGTGGCTTACCGTTGCTCAGGCGGGCAGACGCCGGTGTATTTATCTCTGCAAGGCCATGACTGGTTTGTCAAAACCCGCTATCAAGATCACCGTGAATGGCAAATCTTGCCGCAGCCGCCGCGTTTGAAGGGGCAGACCGGCATTGTGCTCGGACAAGACCCGATGACAGGCGACGCCGCCTTGCGCGCCGGCGCCTGGCGCTTGCTGTGGAGCGCGAACCCGCCGCCATCCGCCAGCCTGCCCCTGATCGCCTGGCGTGAAAGCGCCGCGCTGACGCCACAGCGCCGCGCGCCGGCCTGGGCTGAACTCGCGCCAGAAAAAATCCACATGCTCCTGTGTTTATGCAGCCTGAGCGCGCATGTGGAAATCGCCTTGCTGCGCGCCTTGCGCCAACTGATGTGCTTACCGCCAGCGGCGGAAAGCGTGTGTTGGCTGCATGCGGATGTGCTGCAAGACGGGCTGGCCCTGGCCCTGCGCCACGATATACGACCGCAGTATCTGCGCCAACTGCCAGACCTGCCACTGGAACTTCGGCAGCAGGCGGCGCGCCTGATCGCGCAACATCATGCGCATCTCTCATTCGGTTTGCAGTTGGAAGATGCGCTGTGCGCTACCCACTATGCGCCGGGTGGGGAAGCATTTGATCCCGCGCCCTGGTATGCGCAACTGGCGCAAGACTTGCGCACGCCAGATTTGCCGCCGGCGCAAGCGCGTACAGTTCGCGAGAGCGCCGCCTTTCTCGGGCGGCAAGGCTGGCGCAGCGACAGCCTGGCCTGGCGCGGTTCAGCAGAATTTACGCTGGCATGGGCCATCGCACAGCGCAAAGATTTGCAGCAAGGCGATAGCTTGCCGCCGGAATTTCCACTCGCCATGCGCGCGCCATTGTGCGCAGCGCTGGGTATCAGCATGCCAGCGCCTGAGCATGGGCAATGCCTGTGGCGCGTGCTGCAATGCGACGGGCAAGCCTGGGTGTATGCGCATCCCTTGACAGAACCAGCGCCGCCAAGATATGCGCCAGAACTTGCGCGCTGGCAAGGGCCGGCGCAATTGCAGTGGCGCGTCGAGGGCGGGGCTTGGCAAAGCGTGGAGGCGCCAGAGGAGGGGGGTATATTGTGGGCGCAAATTCCATTGTCTGAGGCGCAGACTGTGGAAATACGCGCTGGTGACAGATATTGCACAGTGGAGCCAGTTGCAAGGCCAACTTGGGCGCTGGAAGTGGGACGCGATGTACAAGGAGGGTATGCCCTGGCGCCAAATCCATGGGGGGAGGCGGTGCGTGTTGGCTTGCCCTTGGATGCGGTGGTGGGGGCTGTGTTCAAGGTGGAAAGTCAGACAGCAATAAGCGCGCACGCCACTTCATCAAAGAAGAAGCGCAAACAGTCGCATCAACTGCATTTCATGCTTAGCCAAAGCCTTGCCTTGGATGCAATTGGCTTGTATGCAAATCTGGAAGTAGTGGGGCCGCATGGCCGCGCGCAACAAGTTTTCCGTTGGATCGCTGCAGGCAGTTTTGCGATGGGGCGGCCTGCCGATGAGGACGGCTATGATGAAGAAACGCCGCAACACGAGGTGCAGATCAGTCAGGGTTTTTGGCTGGCGGATACGGCGTGCACGCAAGCGTTGTGGCAAGCCATCATGGGTGAGAATCCGGCACGCTTCAATGCGGCAAACGGCGGTGGGCCAGAGCATCCGGTGGAGCAGGTCAGTTGGTTGGATGTGCAAGCGTTTTTGCAAAAGCTCAATGCCATGCTGCCGGGCTGTGGCGCATCTTTACCGACCGAGGCGGAATGGGAATATGCCTGTCGTGCGGGCACAACAACACCGTTTCACTTTGGCGCCACGGTCAATCCCGAGCAAGTCAATTATGATGGCAACTATCCCTATCCCTATCCCGATGGGTCAAAAGGCGAATATCGGAATAAAACTGTGCCGGTGAAAGCCTTGCCCGCAAACAGTTGGGGGCTATACCAAATGCATGGCAATGTGTGGGAATGGTGTGCAGACGATAGGCGTGAGTATGCGGCGGGGCGGTGGATAGACCCTGGCTTGGAGGCGGCGCGGGCGCCTCCGGCCAAGCCTGCAAGGCGTGCCCTGCGTGGTGGCACCTGGGGCCTCCTTGCCCGCCACGTGCGTTCTGCGATCCGGTGTGTCGACGCCAGCGAGATGCGCGCCGACAGCACTGGCTTCCGGCTGGCCCTGAGGTTCCCGGCAGGCAAGGGGGGGTAA
- a CDS encoding formylglycine-generating enzyme family protein, whose product MRDPLASRSDLLPTPFPPPWASAFGDDEYGLWFEFTVDEVRQRLRWITAGSFAMGRPEDEVGNDDEKPQHEVQISQGFWLADTACTQALWQAIMGENPARFNAANHGGPEHPVERISWLDVQVFLQKLNTLLPGCTASLPTEAEWEYACRAGTTTPFYFGETVNPAQVNYNGNYRYGAGAKGEYREKTVAVKDLPANGWGLYQMHGNVWEWCADNRRAYAAELAIDPGLEEARAPPAKPARRALRGGAWILDARLARSAFRYACACGHRDYFAGFRLALRFPAGQGG is encoded by the coding sequence ATGCGTGATCCCTTAGCAAGTCGATCAGACTTATTGCCCACTCCTTTTCCTCCGCCCTGGGCCAGCGCCTTTGGCGATGATGAATATGGGCTGTGGTTTGAATTCACGGTTGATGAGGTGCGGCAGCGGCTGCGCTGGATTACAGCAGGCAGTTTTGCGATGGGGCGGCCTGAAGATGAAGTTGGCAATGATGACGAAAAGCCGCAACACGAAGTACAGATCAGCCAGGGATTTTGGTTAGCGGACACGGCGTGCACCCAGGCGTTGTGGCAAGCCATCATGGGTGAGAATCCGGCCCGCTTCAATGCGGCAAACCATGGTGGGCCAGAGCATCCGGTGGAGCGAATCAGTTGGTTGGATGTGCAAGTGTTTTTGCAAAAACTCAATACCCTTTTGCCGGGTTGCACTGCATCTTTACCGACTGAGGCGGAATGGGAATATGCCTGCCGGGCGGGGACGACAACTCCGTTTTACTTTGGGGAAACGGTGAATCCCGCTCAAGTCAACTATAACGGAAACTATCGCTATGGCGCGGGTGCAAAAGGCGAATATCGGGAAAAAACCGTCGCGGTGAAAGACCTGCCAGCAAATGGCTGGGGCCTATACCAAATGCATGGCAATGTGTGGGAATGGTGTGCAGACAATAGGCGTGCGTATGCGGCGGAACTGGCGATAGACCCTGGCTTGGAGGAGGCGCGGGCGCCTCCGGCCAAGCCAGCAAGACGTGCCCTGCGTGGTGGCGCCTGGATCCTCGATGCCCGCCTCGCGCGCTCTGCGTTCCGGTACGCCTGCGCCTGCGGGCATCGCGACTACTTCGCTGGCTTCCGGCTGGCCCTGAGGTTCCCGGCAGGCCAGGGGGGGTAA
- a CDS encoding M20/M25/M40 family metallo-hydrolase → MKKTLLSLLLACIAMPAVHAEESTLAGNSKLHWITLSDAAFQQLKKINPALSPKHSASLASDASGLPTGKFSAHTGEAEKVHAVQVTEAQMLALSEKVHHELKRCGGFMFHPNEAAARTALSTPVKQGLAATRPSYKIANQALVKAILPTMQDSNIAQTIIDLTNFTNRYYQSQGGVNSSNWLLQKWKTMAQGRSDISAVQFKHSSWAQPSVILTIQGTDRASEVVVLGAHLDSISMNGTSETTRAPGADDDASGIASMTEVLRAMIANKYKPRRTIKMIAYAAEEVGLRGSQEIATSFANAKTNVVGVMQLDMTNYKGGANDIYLFTDYTDNAQNTFIGNLIATYLPGVKVGSDKCGYACSDHASWSRLGYAASMPFESPMNAHNPHIHTANDTFANSGNQAQHALKFARMAAAFAIELGSEGAVTPPSGTDKTETFSGSLARGAKKSFGPFKAAAGSLKAITSGTGDIDMYVKKGSAASSSSYDCRSVGSTASESCSVNLTANGDVYLQLTGYTAGTYKLSVTYKTQK, encoded by the coding sequence ATGAAAAAGACCCTGCTTTCCCTGTTGCTTGCCTGCATTGCCATGCCCGCCGTTCATGCTGAAGAAAGCACCCTGGCCGGCAACAGCAAATTGCACTGGATCACCCTGTCCGACGCCGCCTTTCAGCAATTAAAGAAAATCAACCCGGCATTAAGCCCGAAACATAGCGCCAGCCTGGCCAGCGACGCCTCCGGTCTGCCGACCGGCAAATTCAGCGCACACACTGGCGAAGCGGAAAAAGTGCACGCAGTGCAAGTGACAGAAGCGCAAATGCTGGCGCTGTCAGAAAAAGTGCATCACGAATTGAAGCGCTGTGGCGGCTTTATGTTCCACCCGAATGAAGCAGCGGCGCGCACGGCGCTCAGCACACCGGTGAAGCAAGGTTTGGCGGCCACCCGCCCCTCTTACAAAATCGCCAATCAAGCCCTGGTCAAAGCGATTCTGCCGACCATGCAAGACAGCAATATCGCGCAGACCATTATTGATCTGACGAATTTCACCAATCGCTATTACCAATCGCAAGGCGGGGTGAATTCTTCCAACTGGCTGCTGCAGAAATGGAAAACCATGGCGCAGGGCCGCAGCGACATCAGCGCGGTGCAATTCAAACACAGCAGCTGGGCGCAACCATCGGTGATCTTGACGATTCAGGGCACAGACCGCGCTTCAGAAGTGGTGGTCTTGGGCGCCCACCTGGATTCGATCAGCATGAACGGTACCAGCGAAACCACGCGCGCGCCCGGCGCCGATGATGACGCATCCGGCATTGCTTCCATGACTGAAGTCTTGCGCGCCATGATCGCGAATAAATACAAACCGCGCCGCACCATCAAAATGATTGCGTATGCAGCGGAAGAAGTCGGCTTGCGCGGCTCGCAGGAAATCGCCACCAGCTTTGCCAACGCCAAGACCAATGTGGTCGGAGTGATGCAGCTGGATATGACCAACTACAAAGGCGGCGCCAACGATATCTATCTGTTTACCGACTACACCGACAATGCGCAAAACACCTTTATCGGCAATCTGATCGCCACCTATCTGCCGGGCGTCAAAGTCGGCAGCGACAAGTGCGGCTACGCCTGTTCCGACCATGCTTCGTGGAGCCGCCTGGGCTATGCCGCGAGCATGCCGTTTGAATCGCCGATGAATGCGCACAACCCGCACATCCACACCGCCAACGACACCTTCGCCAATAGCGGCAATCAGGCGCAACACGCCTTGAAATTTGCCCGTATGGCGGCAGCGTTTGCGATTGAATTGGGCAGTGAGGGTGCGGTCACGCCGCCAAGCGGGACAGACAAAACAGAAACCTTCAGCGGCAGCTTAGCGCGCGGCGCCAAGAAGAGCTTCGGCCCCTTCAAAGCGGCGGCAGGCAGCTTGAAAGCCATCACCAGCGGCACGGGCGATATTGATATGTATGTCAAAAAAGGCAGCGCCGCTTCAAGCAGCAGCTACGATTGCCGCTCAGTTGGCAGCACAGCCAGCGAAAGCTGCAGCGTGAACCTGACGGCGAATGGCGATGTGTATCTGCAATTGACGGGTTACACCGCAGGCACATACAAATTGAGCGTGACCTACAAGACGCAGAAATAA
- a CDS encoding M4 family metallopeptidase, with product MNFALQQLARPSLMTLMLAAAFSTQAADRVDLDIDSQDQGIAAQSIHAKLGLSADDLKASRKKTFANGNEVTRYEQFHQGIPVWGEGVVETRSKAQGITGGVNTNISGSLLKNVATDLPSARPTLNEAAALRAARAASGINGKIENEQAKLFVKLDENKRAHLFYMVSFYSEANGKPTRPHMMIDANNGAVMQKWDGLAHKDATGPGGNQKTGQYEYGKDFGALKVTDNCVMDSTNVAAINMNHGTSGSTPFQFTCSRNTFKAINGAYSPINDAYYFGHVVFNMYKDWLNLRPISQKLLMRVHYSNNYENAFWNGQAMTFGDGANTFYPLVSLDVSAHEVSHGFTEQNSGLVYSGMSGGMNEAFSDMAGEAAEFYMKGRNDFLVGAEIFKRGTALRYMNDPTKDGVSIAHASKYTSSMDVHHTSGVYNKAFYLLATTSGWDTKKAFQVMADANHLYWKANSTFNEGACGVEKAAGARGFNVADVTKAFAAVGVSCKGGTTPPSGNVLKSGVPVTGVALAKGTTKVFTIVVPSGKTSLTFKLSGGTGDGDIYAKRSSAPTTTSYTKKSDGPTNSETITISAPTSGTYYLLLNAYNTVSGATLVATVQ from the coding sequence ATGAACTTTGCACTGCAACAACTCGCCCGCCCCAGCCTGATGACCTTGATGCTGGCCGCAGCCTTCAGCACCCAAGCCGCTGACCGCGTTGATTTGGATATCGACAGCCAGGATCAGGGTATTGCAGCCCAAAGCATTCACGCCAAGCTTGGCTTGAGCGCGGATGATCTGAAAGCCAGCCGTAAAAAGACTTTCGCCAATGGCAATGAAGTAACGCGCTATGAACAATTCCATCAAGGCATCCCGGTGTGGGGTGAAGGCGTGGTGGAAACGCGCAGCAAAGCCCAAGGCATTACCGGCGGCGTGAACACAAATATTTCCGGCTCCCTGCTGAAAAATGTCGCGACCGACCTGCCCTCAGCGCGCCCGACCCTGAACGAAGCCGCAGCCCTGCGCGCGGCGCGCGCCGCTTCCGGCATCAATGGCAAAATTGAAAACGAACAAGCCAAGCTGTTCGTGAAGCTGGATGAAAACAAGCGCGCTCACCTGTTCTACATGGTGTCTTTCTACTCCGAGGCAAATGGCAAGCCGACCCGTCCGCACATGATGATCGACGCCAACAATGGCGCCGTGATGCAAAAATGGGATGGTCTGGCGCATAAAGATGCGACCGGCCCGGGCGGCAACCAAAAAACCGGCCAATATGAATACGGCAAGGATTTCGGCGCCCTGAAAGTGACTGACAACTGCGTGATGGATTCCACCAATGTGGCGGCGATCAATATGAATCACGGCACCTCCGGCTCCACCCCGTTCCAGTTCACCTGCTCGCGCAACACCTTCAAAGCGATCAATGGCGCATACTCGCCGATCAACGACGCTTATTACTTCGGCCATGTGGTCTTCAATATGTATAAAGACTGGCTGAACCTGCGTCCGATCAGCCAAAAACTGTTGATGCGCGTGCACTACAGCAACAACTATGAAAACGCATTCTGGAATGGTCAGGCGATGACCTTCGGCGACGGCGCCAACACCTTCTACCCGCTGGTCTCGCTGGACGTGTCGGCGCATGAAGTGTCGCACGGCTTTACCGAGCAAAATTCCGGTCTGGTGTATTCCGGCATGTCCGGCGGTATGAACGAAGCCTTCTCCGATATGGCCGGCGAAGCTGCAGAGTTTTACATGAAAGGCCGTAACGACTTCCTGGTTGGCGCGGAAATCTTCAAGCGCGGCACTGCCCTGCGTTACATGAACGACCCGACCAAAGATGGCGTCTCGATTGCCCACGCCTCCAAGTACACCAGCAGCATGGACGTGCACCACACCAGCGGCGTGTACAACAAAGCTTTCTACCTGCTGGCCACCACCAGCGGCTGGGACACCAAGAAAGCCTTCCAAGTGATGGCCGACGCCAATCACCTGTATTGGAAAGCCAACAGCACCTTCAATGAAGGCGCTTGCGGTGTGGAAAAAGCCGCCGGCGCACGCGGCTTCAATGTGGCGGATGTGACCAAGGCCTTCGCAGCAGTCGGCGTTTCCTGCAAAGGCGGCACCACCCCGCCGAGCGGCAATGTGTTGAAGAGCGGCGTACCGGTGACCGGTGTGGCGCTGGCCAAGGGCACGACCAAGGTGTTCACCATCGTGGTGCCGTCCGGCAAAACTTCGCTGACCTTCAAACTGTCCGGCGGCACGGGCGATGGCGACATCTACGCCAAGCGCTCCAGCGCACCGACCACGACTTCTTACACCAAGAAATCTGACGGCCCGACCAATAGCGAAACCATCACCATCAGCGCCCCGACTTCAGGCACTTACTACCTGCTGTTGAATGCGTATAACACCGTATCCGGCGCCACCCTGGTCGCCACGGTGCAGTAA
- a CDS encoding NAD(P)H-quinone oxidoreductase: MRAVEIAGFGGPEVLRLCSMPIPQAGPGEVLVRVHAAGVNRPDVLQRMGKYQPPPGASLLPGLELAGEVAGGDVTAFSPAGPLQIGTRVCALVAGGAYAEYCVVPAALCMPLPPGWDMLQAAGLPETCMTVWSNLVQRAGLRAGQRVLVHGGSSGIGVTAIQIARALGCEVLVTAGSEEKCRACLALGAQHAINYRQQNFAQAVQEITGGQGVHVVLDMVAGDYLDANLRILADDGCLVIIALQGGSRATLDMGQILRRRLHVTGSTLRPRDLAFKAQLAQEVTQSVWPMMADGRFIPVIHQVFDLEQAGAAHAMMESNAHIGKLLLRVV; this comes from the coding sequence ATGCGGGCTGTTGAGATAGCAGGTTTTGGCGGGCCGGAAGTACTGCGGCTATGTTCCATGCCCATCCCGCAAGCCGGGCCGGGTGAAGTGCTGGTGCGGGTGCATGCCGCCGGGGTGAATCGGCCTGATGTCTTGCAGCGCATGGGGAAATATCAGCCGCCGCCAGGCGCCAGTCTGTTACCGGGTTTGGAGTTGGCGGGGGAGGTGGCGGGCGGCGATGTAACGGCGTTTTCGCCTGCCGGCCCATTGCAAATCGGGACCAGAGTTTGCGCGCTGGTGGCTGGCGGCGCGTATGCGGAATATTGTGTGGTTCCGGCTGCGCTGTGTATGCCCTTGCCGCCCGGCTGGGATATGTTGCAGGCGGCCGGTTTGCCTGAAACCTGCATGACAGTGTGGAGCAATCTGGTGCAGCGCGCCGGTTTGCGCGCCGGTCAGCGTGTGCTGGTGCATGGCGGCAGTTCAGGCATTGGCGTGACTGCGATTCAGATTGCGCGCGCGCTTGGCTGTGAGGTGCTGGTGACTGCGGGCAGCGAGGAAAAATGCCGCGCCTGTCTGGCGCTCGGCGCGCAGCACGCCATCAATTACCGCCAGCAGAATTTCGCGCAAGCCGTGCAAGAAATCACCGGCGGGCAGGGGGTGCATGTGGTGCTGGATATGGTGGCCGGCGATTATCTGGATGCCAATTTGCGTATTTTGGCGGATGATGGCTGTCTGGTCATTATCGCGCTGCAGGGCGGCTCCCGCGCCACCCTGGATATGGGGCAGATCCTGCGCCGCCGTCTGCATGTCACCGGCTCCACCTTGCGCCCGCGCGATCTGGCATTCAAAGCCCAATTGGCGCAGGAAGTCACGCAGTCGGTCTGGCCGATGATGGCCGATGGCAGATTTATTCCGGTGATTCATCAGGTGTTTGATTTGGAGCAGGCTGGCGCCGCGCACGCCATGATGGAAAGCAATGCGCATATCGGCAAGCTGCTGTTGCGCGTGGTTTGA
- the tpiA gene encoding triose-phosphate isomerase, which translates to MRRKLIAGNWKMHGSLSSNAALLEEIMRWPHLAGDKVEVAVCIPAPYLAQAQQLLGGSALHWGAQDVSEHPSGAFTGEVSAAMLAEFACRYAIVGHSERRTWHKESSDQVARKAAAALNRGVQAIICLGETLVEREAGQTAAVVGAQLAAVLETLSAERMRQTVLAYEPVWAIGTGKTATPEMAQEVHAMLRAQVAAAHGAEVAQGLQILYGGSMKPDNAAQLLAMPDIDGGLIGGAALVAAQFLAIADAAQQA; encoded by the coding sequence ATGCGCCGAAAACTGATTGCTGGAAATTGGAAAATGCATGGCTCGTTGAGCAGCAATGCAGCCTTGCTGGAAGAAATTATGCGCTGGCCGCATCTGGCCGGTGACAAAGTGGAGGTGGCGGTTTGCATTCCCGCCCCTTATCTGGCGCAGGCGCAGCAATTGCTGGGTGGCAGCGCTTTGCACTGGGGCGCGCAGGATGTATCGGAACATCCGTCCGGCGCCTTTACCGGCGAAGTGTCAGCCGCCATGCTGGCTGAATTCGCTTGCCGCTACGCGATTGTCGGCCACTCTGAGCGCCGCACCTGGCACAAGGAAAGCTCGGATCAGGTTGCGCGTAAAGCTGCAGCGGCGCTCAATCGCGGCGTGCAAGCCATTATCTGCCTGGGTGAAACCCTGGTCGAGCGCGAGGCGGGGCAAACCGCCGCCGTGGTTGGCGCGCAATTAGCGGCGGTGTTGGAAACCCTGTCGGCTGAGCGTATGCGGCAAACGGTGTTGGCGTATGAACCGGTGTGGGCGATTGGCACGGGCAAGACCGCCACCCCGGAAATGGCGCAGGAAGTGCATGCCATGTTGCGCGCCCAGGTGGCGGCGGCGCATGGCGCGGAGGTGGCGCAGGGTTTGCAAATTCTGTATGGCGGCAGTATGAAGCCGGACAATGCGGCGCAGCTGTTGGCGATGCCGGATATTGATGGCGGTTTGATTGGTGGTGCGGCCCTGGTGGCGGCACAGTTTTTGGCGATAGCCGACGCGGCGCAGCAAGCTTGA
- the secG gene encoding preprotein translocase subunit SecG: MNNFYGLMVVLQVLSSLVIIGLVLLQHGKGADMGASFGSGASGSLFGASGSSNFLTKSTALAAAVFFISTLVLAGIGSNRHSGSVTERVAAPAPVTAPASAPAPAASAAVPAAPAAPAASVPASAPAASAASAASGK; this comes from the coding sequence ATGAATAATTTTTACGGTTTGATGGTGGTATTGCAGGTGCTGTCCTCACTGGTCATCATTGGCCTGGTGCTGTTGCAGCATGGCAAGGGCGCGGATATGGGCGCATCGTTTGGTTCCGGCGCTTCCGGCAGCTTGTTCGGCGCTTCCGGCTCCTCGAATTTTCTGACCAAATCGACCGCGCTGGCGGCGGCCGTGTTTTTCATTTCCACTCTGGTGTTGGCCGGCATCGGCTCCAACCGTCACAGCGGCAGCGTGACTGAGCGTGTGGCAGCGCCGGCCCCGGTGACTGCGCCCGCATCCGCGCCGGCTCCGGCTGCTTCGGCCGCAGTGCCGGCGGCTCCCGCCGCGCCTGCCGCTTCTGTCCCGGCGTCTGCCCCGGCGGCGTCCGCAGCTTCTGCTGCAAGTGGTAAATGA
- a CDS encoding NADH-quinone oxidoreductase subunit A: MNLENYFPVLLFIIVGVAVGVLPQVLGRLLGPHKPDDAKLSPYECGFEAFEDARMKFDVRYYLVAILFILFDLETAFFFPWGVSMRELGWSGFVTMLVFIAEFAVGFWYIWKKGALDWE; the protein is encoded by the coding sequence GTGAACCTCGAGAATTATTTTCCAGTCCTCCTCTTCATCATCGTCGGCGTCGCCGTCGGCGTGCTGCCCCAGGTCCTGGGGCGTTTGCTTGGCCCGCATAAGCCGGATGACGCCAAGCTCAGTCCATATGAATGCGGCTTTGAAGCGTTTGAAGATGCGCGTATGAAGTTTGACGTGCGCTACTACCTGGTCGCTATCCTTTTCATTCTGTTCGATCTCGAAACCGCGTTTTTCTTCCCCTGGGGCGTTTCCATGCGCGAGCTGGGGTGGAGCGGTTTTGTCACGATGCTGGTCTTCATTGCAGAATTTGCAGTGGGTTTTTGGTACATCTGGAAGAAAGGCGCCCTGGATTGGGAGTGA
- a CDS encoding NADH-quinone oxidoreductase subunit B family protein — translation MSIIEGKLNQGFITTSADKLINWTRTGSLWPMTFGLACCAVEMMQAGASRYDLDRFGVVFRPSPRQADVMIVAGTLCNKMAPALRKVYDQMSEPRWVISMGSCANGGGYYHYSYSVVRGCDRIVPVDIYVPGCPPTAEALLYGILQLQNKIKRTNTIARI, via the coding sequence ATGTCAATCATTGAAGGTAAATTGAACCAAGGTTTCATCACCACGTCGGCTGACAAGCTGATCAACTGGACGCGCACCGGCTCTTTGTGGCCGATGACGTTCGGTTTGGCCTGCTGTGCGGTGGAGATGATGCAAGCCGGCGCTTCGCGCTATGACCTGGACCGCTTCGGCGTCGTGTTCCGTCCCTCGCCACGGCAGGCGGACGTGATGATCGTGGCCGGCACGCTGTGCAATAAGATGGCGCCGGCCCTGCGCAAGGTCTATGATCAAATGTCTGAACCGCGCTGGGTGATCTCGATGGGCAGTTGCGCCAATGGCGGCGGCTACTATCATTATTCTTACTCCGTGGTTCGGGGTTGTGATCGCATCGTGCCGGTCGATATTTATGTGCCGGGCTGTCCGCCGACCGCCGAGGCGCTGCTGTACGGCATTCTGCAATTGCAAAACAAGATCAAGCGCACCAACACCATTGCGCGTATCTGA
- a CDS encoding NADH-quinone oxidoreductase subunit C: MTTKIETLAARLEQHLGSRLQKIKSALGEVTIEVKAADYLDVMQQLRDLPELRFEELIDLCGLDYQTWGDGVWDGARFAAVTHLLSIANNWRLRVRVFAPDDDMPVVPSVTGIWAAAGWYEREAFDMYGILFEGHADLRRILTDYGFIGHPFRKDFPVSGYVEMKYDEQLKRVVYQPVTIEPRENVPRVIREETYGVK, translated from the coding sequence ATGACGACGAAAATCGAAACATTGGCGGCGCGGCTTGAACAGCATCTGGGGTCGCGCCTGCAAAAAATCAAGAGCGCATTGGGCGAAGTCACGATAGAAGTCAAAGCGGCTGACTATTTGGACGTGATGCAGCAATTGCGTGACCTGCCGGAATTGCGCTTTGAAGAATTGATCGACCTGTGCGGCCTCGATTATCAAACCTGGGGCGACGGAGTCTGGGATGGCGCGCGTTTTGCCGCTGTCACGCATCTGCTGTCGATCGCAAACAACTGGCGTTTGCGCGTGCGCGTGTTCGCGCCGGACGACGATATGCCGGTGGTGCCGTCGGTGACCGGCATCTGGGCCGCCGCCGGCTGGTATGAGCGCGAAGCCTTCGATATGTACGGCATCCTGTTTGAAGGCCATGCCGATCTGCGCCGCATTCTGACTGACTATGGTTTCATCGGCCACCCCTTCCGCAAAGACTTCCCGGTTTCCGGTTATGTAGAAATGAAATACGACGAGCAATTGAAGCGCGTCGTGTACCAACCGGTGACAATTGAACCGCGCGAAAATGTGCCGCGCGTGATCCGCGAAGAAACTTACGGGGTCAAATAA